The proteins below come from a single Gallaecimonas pentaromativorans genomic window:
- the rpsK gene encoding 30S ribosomal protein S11, translating to MAKTPTRARKRVKKQVVDGIAHVHASFNNTIVTITDRQGNALSWATAGGSGFRGSRKSTPFAAQVAAERAGVVAAEYGVKNLEVNVKGPGPGRESAIRALNAAGFRITNITDVTPIPHNGCRPPKKRRV from the coding sequence ATGGCTAAAACTCCGACTCGCGCACGTAAGCGCGTTAAGAAGCAAGTGGTTGATGGTATTGCCCACGTACATGCTTCTTTCAACAACACTATCGTGACTATCACTGACCGTCAGGGCAACGCCCTGTCCTGGGCTACCGCAGGTGGCTCTGGTTTCCGTGGCTCTCGTAAGTCTACTCCTTTCGCTGCGCAGGTTGCTGCTGAGCGTGCTGGTGTAGTTGCTGCTGAGTACGGTGTGAAAAACCTGGAAGTGAATGTAAAAGGTCCCGGTCCGGGCCGTGAATCCGCAATCCGCGCTTTGAATGCTGCCGGTTTCCGGATCACCAACATCACCGACGTCACGCCGATCCCGCACAACGGTTGTCGTCCGCCCAAGAAGCGTCGCGTGTAA